In a genomic window of Myxococcales bacterium:
- a CDS encoding circularly permuted type 2 ATP-grasp protein, which produces MTAPPLFQGYAPLPGTFDEILGPDGPRASFARVLDALAQMTGDELARLQQLAEQALMNQGVTFSVYADSRGTEKIFPFCLIPRLVAADDFAHVERGLEQRLRALGAFLDDVYGDQQILAAGVIPTELVLAAAGFQPTLRGVRPPGGVRIHIAGVDLIRDPTGTWQVLEDNLRTPSGVSYVIENRTITKRVIPRILDRARVHRVDHYPTRLAETLRAVSPRPGDDSTIVVLTPGPYNSAYFEHSFLARTMGLELVTAPDLFVDGEVVYCKTTRGPRRVDVIYRRTDETFLDPEVFRPDSLLGVRGLMRAYAAGTVALANAPGNGVADDKAVYPFVPDMIKFYLGEQPILAQVPTLVCARPDDRRYVVDHLDQLVVKAVDEAGGYGMLMGPQASAAERAEFRARIEATPRRYIAQHRVELSTCPTWVGDRRGLAPRRVDLRPYVLTSPSGPWVLPGGLTRVALVDGSYVVNSSQGGGSKDTWVLKSGGAI; this is translated from the coding sequence GTGACCGCACCGCCGCTGTTCCAGGGCTACGCGCCCCTGCCTGGCACGTTCGACGAGATCCTCGGCCCCGACGGGCCGCGCGCCTCGTTCGCCCGCGTGCTCGACGCGCTCGCGCAGATGACCGGCGATGAGCTGGCGCGCCTGCAGCAGCTCGCCGAGCAGGCCCTGATGAACCAGGGCGTCACGTTCTCGGTCTACGCCGACTCCCGCGGCACCGAGAAGATCTTCCCGTTCTGCCTGATCCCGCGCCTGGTCGCCGCCGACGACTTCGCCCACGTCGAGCGCGGCCTCGAGCAGCGCCTGCGCGCGCTGGGCGCCTTCCTCGACGACGTCTACGGCGATCAGCAGATCCTGGCCGCCGGCGTGATCCCGACCGAGCTGGTGCTGGCGGCCGCCGGCTTCCAGCCGACCCTGCGCGGCGTGCGGCCGCCCGGCGGGGTCCGGATCCACATCGCCGGCGTCGATCTCATCCGCGACCCGACCGGCACGTGGCAGGTGCTCGAGGACAACCTGCGCACGCCCTCGGGCGTGTCGTACGTGATCGAGAACCGCACGATCACCAAGCGCGTCATCCCGCGCATCCTCGACCGCGCGCGGGTCCACCGCGTCGATCACTACCCGACCCGGCTGGCCGAGACCCTGCGCGCGGTGTCGCCGCGGCCCGGCGACGACAGCACGATCGTGGTGCTGACCCCGGGGCCGTACAACTCGGCCTACTTCGAGCACAGCTTCCTGGCGCGGACGATGGGCCTCGAGCTCGTGACCGCGCCCGACCTGTTCGTCGACGGCGAGGTCGTCTACTGCAAGACCACGCGCGGCCCGCGCCGGGTCGACGTGATCTACCGGCGCACCGACGAGACCTTCCTCGACCCGGAGGTGTTCCGCCCCGACTCGCTCCTGGGCGTGCGCGGGCTGATGCGCGCGTACGCGGCCGGCACCGTCGCGCTCGCCAACGCGCCGGGCAACGGCGTCGCCGACGACAAGGCCGTCTATCCGTTCGTCCCCGACATGATCAAGTTCTACCTGGGCGAGCAGCCGATCCTGGCGCAGGTCCCGACCCTGGTGTGCGCGCGCCCCGACGATCGCCGCTACGTCGTCGACCACCTCGACCAGCTGGTGGTCAAGGCGGTCGACGAGGCCGGCGGCTACGGCATGCTGATGGGCCCCCAGGCCTCGGCCGCCGAGCGCGCCGAGTTCCGCGCGCGCATCGAGGCCACGCCGCGCCGCTACATCGCGCAGCACCGGGTCGAGCTGTCGACCTGCCCGACCTGGGTCGGCGACCGCCGCGGCCTCGCGCCGCGCCGGGTCGACCTGCGGCCGTACGTGCTCACCAGCCCCAGCGGCCCGTGGGTCTTGCCGGGCGGCCTGACCCGGGTCGCGCTCGTCGACGGCAGCTACGTCGTCAACTCGAGCCAGGGCGGCGGCTCGAAGGACACCTGGGTGCTCAAGAGCGGAGGGGCCATATGA
- a CDS encoding transglutaminase family protein, producing the protein MTPRIDAALAALDQAIADAGVVAWIGAEPTYTRRASADAAWLHSADGDTPGHDDKRRAAAAIAVALATGSGGRAVRARGRQFPDEPTPRFCFAVEAVAITAAAAPTADAIAALLAAPAADPPRADALTVTPDPGVVELNTAPCATLRAFAAQVVAIDRAATAAGLAPLRYRFNGDEVDSGGAGQLTIGGPTPLDSPFVRHPALLPRLLRYLHNHPALSYWFLGECAGSASQAPRPDEGVRERADELPLACAELEHLAAQGPVAPALLWQTLAPILVDASGNAHRAELNVEKLWDERAGARGCLGLVEWRAFRMAPTADALIAAAALVRAITARCAIAPYDAPWRDWGTALHQRWALPSELAADLDEVLADLASHGLALDALAPELASFRPPPIAAVAVHAELQIEVRRALEFWPLYGDVASQERAGARTVDPSTERLELTITTAPAAPPPRVVVAGRGVVLPAIAPGAYRVGVRRRQFVPAPGFLPTVPADEPLRVQVGDDAAAIELAIHAWRPGGGPYPGLPTGPADAAARRAERVVVTRHAAPLAWPRRVVTAADTVDVRAWREEGP; encoded by the coding sequence GTGACCCCGCGCATCGACGCGGCGCTGGCCGCGCTCGACCAGGCCATCGCCGACGCCGGCGTCGTGGCGTGGATCGGCGCCGAGCCGACCTACACCCGGCGCGCATCGGCCGACGCGGCCTGGCTGCACAGCGCCGACGGCGACACGCCCGGCCACGATGACAAGCGCCGGGCCGCGGCGGCGATCGCGGTGGCGCTGGCGACCGGCAGCGGCGGCCGGGCCGTGCGCGCGCGCGGCCGGCAGTTCCCCGACGAGCCGACCCCGCGGTTCTGCTTCGCGGTCGAGGCCGTCGCGATCACGGCGGCGGCCGCGCCCACCGCCGACGCGATCGCCGCGCTGCTGGCCGCGCCCGCCGCCGACCCGCCGCGCGCCGACGCCCTGACCGTGACGCCCGATCCCGGCGTGGTCGAGCTCAACACCGCGCCGTGCGCGACGCTGCGCGCGTTCGCGGCCCAGGTCGTCGCGATCGATCGCGCCGCCACCGCCGCCGGGCTGGCGCCGCTGCGGTACCGCTTCAACGGCGACGAGGTCGACTCGGGCGGCGCCGGCCAGCTCACGATCGGCGGCCCGACCCCGCTCGACAGCCCGTTCGTGCGCCACCCGGCGCTCCTGCCGCGCCTGCTCCGCTACCTCCACAACCACCCGGCGCTGTCGTACTGGTTCCTCGGCGAGTGCGCCGGCTCGGCGTCGCAGGCGCCGCGCCCCGACGAGGGCGTGCGCGAGCGCGCCGACGAGCTGCCGCTGGCGTGCGCCGAGCTCGAGCACCTCGCGGCCCAGGGTCCGGTCGCGCCGGCGCTGCTGTGGCAGACCCTGGCGCCGATCCTGGTCGACGCGTCCGGCAACGCCCACCGCGCCGAGCTGAACGTCGAGAAGCTGTGGGACGAGCGCGCCGGCGCCCGCGGGTGCCTCGGCCTGGTCGAGTGGCGCGCGTTCCGCATGGCGCCGACCGCCGACGCGCTGATCGCCGCCGCCGCGCTGGTCCGCGCCATCACCGCCCGCTGCGCGATCGCGCCCTACGACGCCCCGTGGCGCGACTGGGGCACGGCCCTGCACCAGCGCTGGGCGTTGCCGAGCGAGCTCGCGGCCGATCTCGACGAGGTGCTGGCCGATCTCGCCAGCCACGGCCTCGCGCTCGACGCGCTGGCGCCCGAGCTCGCCAGCTTTCGCCCGCCGCCGATCGCCGCGGTCGCGGTCCACGCCGAGCTGCAGATCGAGGTCCGCCGCGCGCTCGAGTTCTGGCCGCTCTACGGCGACGTGGCCTCGCAGGAGCGGGCCGGCGCGCGCACCGTCGATCCGTCGACCGAGCGGCTCGAGCTGACGATCACGACCGCGCCCGCGGCGCCGCCGCCCCGGGTGGTGGTGGCCGGCCGCGGCGTGGTGCTGCCCGCGATCGCGCCCGGCGCCTACCGGGTCGGCGTGCGCCGGCGCCAGTTCGTGCCGGCCCCCGGCTTCCTGCCGACGGTGCCCGCCGACGAGCCGCTCCGGGTCCAGGTCGGCGACGACGCCGCCGCGATCGAGCTCGCGATCCACGCCTGGCGTCCCGGCGGCGGCCCCTACCCGGGCCTGCCGACCGGCCCCGCGGACGCCGCCGCGCGCCGCGCCGAGCGCGTGGTCGTCACCCGCCACGCCGCCCCGCTGGCCTGGCCCCGGCGCGTCGTGACCGCCGCTGACACCGTCGACGTCCGCGCCTGGCGCGAGGAGGGACCGTGA